In Actinoplanes derwentensis, the following proteins share a genomic window:
- a CDS encoding DoxX family protein, with protein sequence MNVVLWIIAGLLAAAFLAAGAMKALQPKEKLAASGLTWVEDFSAGQVKAIGVVEVLGAIGLVLPALLDIVPILVPIAATGLAVAMIGAIVVHARRNEIPGIAPGAVLFVLAAVVAWGRFGPYAF encoded by the coding sequence ATGAACGTCGTCCTGTGGATCATCGCGGGCCTGTTGGCGGCGGCCTTCCTGGCAGCCGGTGCGATGAAGGCGCTGCAGCCCAAGGAGAAGCTCGCCGCCTCCGGACTGACCTGGGTCGAGGACTTCAGCGCCGGTCAGGTCAAGGCGATCGGGGTGGTGGAGGTGCTCGGCGCGATCGGCCTGGTCCTCCCGGCGCTGCTGGACATCGTCCCGATCCTGGTCCCGATCGCGGCCACCGGCCTGGCCGTCGCGATGATCGGCGCGATCGTGGTGCACGCCCGTCGCAACGAGATTCCGGGGATCGCGCCGGGCGCGGTTCTGTTCGTACTGGCGGCGGTTGTCGCGTGGGGACGATTCGGGCCCTACGCGTTCTGA
- a CDS encoding MarR family winged helix-turn-helix transcriptional regulator codes for MENTETRWLNSEERAAWMTLMGVFMRLPTALDAQLQRDAGLSNFEYGILAGLSEAPDRTMRMSVLALLAEGSLARLSQAVGRLERRGWVTRGTDPADGRYTLATLTDDGWAKVVDAAPGHVENVRALIFDSLTKAQVRQLHEIGRRITAAIGPDDPCPTSRSTR; via the coding sequence GTGGAGAACACCGAGACACGGTGGCTGAACAGCGAAGAGCGGGCCGCCTGGATGACCCTGATGGGCGTCTTCATGCGCCTGCCCACCGCCCTCGACGCGCAGTTGCAGCGCGACGCCGGCCTCAGCAACTTCGAATACGGCATCCTCGCCGGCCTCTCCGAGGCACCGGACCGGACGATGCGGATGAGCGTGCTGGCACTGCTCGCCGAAGGATCACTGGCCCGCCTCTCCCAGGCGGTCGGGCGACTGGAGAGGCGGGGCTGGGTCACCCGCGGCACCGACCCGGCCGACGGCCGTTACACCCTGGCCACGCTCACCGATGACGGCTGGGCGAAGGTCGTCGACGCGGCGCCCGGCCACGTCGAGAACGTGCGCGCCCTGATCTTCGACTCCCTCACCAAAGCGCAGGTCAGACAACTCCACGAGATCGGCCGGCGGATCACGGCGGCGATCGGCCCGGACGACCCCTGCCCCACCTCCAGGAGCACCCGATGA
- a CDS encoding dioxygenase family protein has protein sequence MTTLNPAVPAGAYDQFLIGAQPLARAQRAWQTGDAALPALYLSHGAPPLFDDGPWLRELFDWAQSMPKPTGILIVSAHWESAPLSLSAPAAHTPLVYDFGGFHRRYYQMRYATPDAGALARRVAAVMPDSEPVHQHPSRGLDHGAWVPLMAMYPLADVPVLQLSMPSQDPARLLAIGERLRGLRAEGVLVIGSGFMVHGLPFLTREMVTRGTVPSWSSDFDAWAADALGRGDVDELAAYQDRAPGMPYAHPTPDHFTPLFVTLGAADRPDAPVRTAIDGYMLGFSKRSFQTLP, from the coding sequence ATGACCACTCTGAATCCGGCGGTTCCCGCGGGGGCGTACGACCAGTTCCTGATCGGCGCCCAGCCCCTCGCTCGAGCGCAACGCGCCTGGCAGACCGGTGATGCCGCGCTGCCCGCGCTCTATCTCAGCCACGGCGCGCCGCCGCTCTTCGACGACGGCCCCTGGCTGCGGGAACTCTTCGACTGGGCGCAGTCGATGCCTAAACCCACCGGCATTCTGATCGTCTCCGCGCACTGGGAGAGCGCGCCGCTGTCGCTGTCCGCGCCGGCCGCGCACACCCCGCTCGTCTACGACTTCGGCGGCTTCCACCGGCGTTACTACCAGATGCGGTACGCCACACCCGACGCCGGCGCCCTGGCCCGCCGGGTCGCCGCCGTGATGCCCGACAGCGAGCCGGTGCACCAGCATCCGAGCCGCGGCCTGGACCACGGGGCGTGGGTGCCGCTGATGGCGATGTACCCGCTGGCCGACGTACCGGTGCTGCAACTCAGCATGCCCAGCCAGGACCCGGCCAGGCTGCTCGCGATCGGCGAACGGCTACGTGGGCTGCGTGCCGAAGGGGTGCTGGTGATCGGCTCCGGGTTCATGGTGCACGGCCTGCCGTTCCTGACCCGCGAGATGGTCACCCGCGGCACGGTGCCGTCCTGGTCGTCCGATTTCGACGCCTGGGCCGCCGACGCGCTCGGCCGTGGTGACGTCGACGAACTGGCCGCCTACCAGGACCGGGCGCCGGGCATGCCGTACGCGCACCCGACCCCGGACCACTTCACCCCGCTCTTCGTCACCCTCGGTGCGGCGGACCGGCCGGACGCCCCGGTGCGGACCGCGATCGACGGCTACATGCTGGGCTTCTCCAAGCGGTCGTTCCAGACCCTGCCGTGA